The Mesotoga infera genome window below encodes:
- a CDS encoding aldo/keto reductase encodes MEYRKVGKSGLLISELSLGSWLTFGAQLDIDNAREAMREAYRSGVNFFDTAEAYASGMAESMMGEILKEFKREEIVVSTKIFWGGSKPNQKGLSRKHLLEGTWNSLKRLQLDYVDLLYAHRPDPETPMEEVVLAMDYIVRNGMAFYWGTSEWSAKDLEEAHKVADKLNAVHPVVEQPQYNMFVRERVESEYLPIYEKYGLGLTVWSPLASGLLTGKYNNGIPENSRLAKFPGLKKHLEENKLFSDENLKKVARLADVAKKLDTGLAQLALAWILVNKTVSSIILGVSRVEQLRENLKALELRDKLTEDVIKEIDSIIK; translated from the coding sequence ATGGAATATCGCAAGGTTGGAAAGAGCGGTCTTCTCATCAGTGAACTAAGTCTTGGTTCATGGCTCACGTTTGGCGCTCAGCTAGACATTGATAATGCAAGAGAAGCAATGAGAGAAGCATACAGATCGGGGGTCAATTTCTTCGATACTGCAGAAGCATATGCTAGTGGGATGGCCGAATCGATGATGGGTGAAATTCTGAAGGAGTTCAAACGCGAAGAGATTGTTGTATCCACGAAAATCTTTTGGGGAGGAAGCAAACCTAATCAGAAAGGTCTCTCGAGAAAGCATCTGCTTGAGGGTACCTGGAATTCATTGAAGCGGCTACAGCTTGATTATGTTGACTTGTTGTATGCTCACAGACCCGATCCCGAAACTCCAATGGAAGAAGTTGTTCTTGCAATGGACTACATTGTCAGAAATGGAATGGCCTTCTACTGGGGTACATCAGAATGGAGTGCCAAAGATCTGGAAGAGGCTCATAAGGTTGCAGATAAGCTGAATGCAGTTCATCCCGTAGTCGAGCAACCTCAGTACAATATGTTTGTAAGAGAGAGAGTCGAGTCTGAATACTTGCCTATATACGAAAAATACGGCCTCGGTCTCACTGTTTGGAGTCCTCTTGCAAGCGGACTTCTTACTGGAAAATACAACAATGGAATTCCCGAGAATAGCAGGTTGGCGAAATTTCCCGGTTTGAAAAAGCATCTTGAAGAGAATAAACTCTTCTCGGATGAGAATCTCAAGAAAGTCGCAAGGTTGGCGGACGTTGCCAAGAAACTTGATACCGGACTCGCTCAGCTTGCACTTGCCTGGATACTTGTGAACAAGACTGTCAGTTCGATAATTCTAGGAGTTAGCCGGGTGGAACAGCTGAGGGAGAACTTGAAGGCTCTCGAGCTAAGAGACAAGCTGACAGAAGATGTGATAAAAGAGATAGATTCAATTATTAAGTAG